The Leptospira sp. WS39.C2 genome contains a region encoding:
- a CDS encoding tetratricopeptide repeat protein: protein MPYRITPFFLLILSILLVVNCGRKERTLFEEGKKWELVGEKTKALYYYELSLRENPEYDPVLKRMGLLLADNVESIATAIFYLEKYHKQKKDDTEVQRELFRLYLTTGYEKEALEILEEIRFQGKKETLEFFEATYLCLTRGVKQKEYLQSLEKSPLSGDPYYAPWVRACETK from the coding sequence GTGCCTTACCGAATCACTCCCTTTTTTTTACTCATCCTTTCTATCCTGTTAGTCGTTAATTGCGGCCGAAAAGAACGAACACTTTTTGAAGAAGGGAAAAAATGGGAATTGGTCGGAGAAAAAACAAAAGCCCTCTATTATTACGAACTTTCGCTCCGGGAAAATCCTGAATACGATCCCGTCCTCAAACGAATGGGACTCCTCCTTGCTGACAATGTTGAATCCATTGCCACCGCCATCTTTTATTTGGAAAAATACCACAAACAAAAAAAAGACGACACAGAAGTACAAAGAGAACTCTTCCGCCTCTATCTTACCACAGGATACGAAAAAGAAGCATTGGAAATTTTAGAGGAAATTCGCTTCCAAGGGAAAAAAGAAACCTTGGAATTTTTTGAAGCCACCTATCTCTGTCTTACAAGAGGGGTAAAACAAAAGGAATACCTCCAAAGCTTAGAAAAAAGTCCACTTTCAGGGGACCCTTACTACGCACCGTGGGTGCGGGCTTGTGAAACAAAATAG
- the trxB gene encoding thioredoxin-disulfide reductase has protein sequence MNHKVVIIGSGPAGHTAAIYAARANLNPVMYEGFMAGGVAAGGQLTTTTEVENFPGFPEGIDGTKLTQLFREQSAKYGTTIHTQTITKVDLSKRPFTIWSDDEEIKADSIIIATGATAKRMFVKGEDVYWQRGISACAVCDGALPIYRNKALAVVGGGDSAVEEANHLTKFASKVYLVVRRDQLRASQIMQKRAMEHPKIEILWNQTVVEAKGGAGGLTSITLESTKDKSQKDLEVGGLFYAIGHVPNTEIFKGQLNLDETGYIITKPGTTQTNVEGVFAAGDVQDKVYRQAITAAGSGCMAALEAERWLEGH, from the coding sequence ATGAACCACAAAGTTGTCATCATTGGATCAGGACCAGCTGGACACACAGCAGCCATTTACGCAGCGAGAGCCAATTTAAACCCAGTGATGTATGAAGGATTTATGGCGGGTGGAGTTGCCGCAGGTGGACAACTCACAACCACAACGGAAGTGGAAAATTTCCCTGGTTTTCCAGAAGGGATCGATGGTACAAAACTCACGCAACTTTTCCGAGAACAATCGGCAAAATACGGAACCACCATCCACACCCAAACCATCACAAAAGTGGATTTATCAAAACGACCTTTTACCATTTGGTCTGATGACGAAGAAATCAAAGCAGATTCGATTATCATTGCCACTGGCGCAACCGCCAAACGTATGTTCGTCAAAGGGGAAGATGTATATTGGCAACGTGGGATTTCCGCTTGTGCGGTATGTGACGGTGCCCTTCCTATTTACCGTAATAAGGCCCTTGCCGTGGTTGGTGGTGGAGACTCAGCAGTAGAAGAAGCAAACCACCTCACGAAATTTGCATCCAAAGTGTATCTTGTGGTACGACGGGACCAACTCCGCGCTTCCCAAATCATGCAAAAACGTGCTATGGAACACCCAAAAATTGAAATCCTTTGGAACCAAACAGTTGTAGAAGCGAAAGGTGGTGCTGGTGGTCTTACATCAATCACACTCGAGAGCACAAAAGACAAATCCCAAAAAGACTTGGAAGTGGGTGGACTCTTTTATGCAATCGGCCACGTTCCTAATACGGAAATTTTCAAGGGCCAACTGAATTTAGATGAAACGGGTTATATCATCACAAAACCGGGAACGACCCAAACCAATGTGGAAGGTGTGTTTGCCGCAGGTGATGTTCAGGACAAAGTGTACAGACAAGCGATCACCGCTGCAGGTAGTGGTTGTATGGCCGCACTCGAAGCAGAACGCTGGTTAGAAGGTCATTAG